In a single window of the Populus alba chromosome 16, ASM523922v2, whole genome shotgun sequence genome:
- the LOC118056123 gene encoding uncharacterized protein, with translation MVLNSSGGGVAEFKEELPTNQTENDPRASNDKYAALDVSTSRKGLLSDDKLSVGKQNALKAIPGRLNILKFSSNGGLSSPSTKFKQMAEERDEISRSVPSSTRQGYREHFNRFTTQKIDWESLWSICRNWIKNPFNMVLFLWISCVAVSGAILFLVMTGMLDAALPKKSQRDAWFEVNNQILNALFTLMCLYQHPKRFYHLVLLCRWRSKDITKLRKIYCKNGTYKPHEWAHMMVVVMLLHLNCFAQYALCSLNLEYNRSERPAIGVGICLSVAIAAPAMAGLYTIISPLGKEYDSEFDEEAQNQTLTNSASHLNHRMSMEKRFSFVSRDEQRIVEYAPEWRGGLFDFRDNIRTAYLSLFCSFCVFGWNMERLGFGNMYVHIATFLLFCTAPFWIFNLAAINIDNETVRVALGLTGIVLCLFGLLYGGFWRIQMRKRFNLPESNIFIGKPDIADCAQWLFCCWCSLAQEVRTADFYDIVEDKFCRKQTNESNHPTLPSLPREDGIVQFMSSPTSFHNSHRLLGLGAKRSPSPSRLSRDHYSPGRQLSKVEEDFSMKDMNPPALALIQKEVTVQNILRENNHL, from the coding sequence ATGGTTTTAAATAGTAGTGGAGGGGGCGTGGCAGAATTTAAGGAAGAGCTGCCGACAAATCAGACTGAAAATGATCCTAGGGCTAGTAATGATAAGTACGCTGCTCTTGATGTTTCAACTTCGCGCAAGGGACTTCTGAGTGATGACAAACTGAGCGTGGGGAAACAAAATGCATTAAAAGCTATTCCGGGGAGGCTAAACATACTGAAATTTAGTTCCAATGGTGGTTTATCTTCTCCATCGACTAAATTCAAGCAGATGGCAGAGGAAAGAGATGAAATTTCACGTTCTGTACCTTCTTCCACTAGACAAGGTTATCGAGAACATTTTAACAGATTCACAACGCAGAAAATTGACTGGGAATCTTTATGGAGCATCTGCAGAAATTGGATCAAGAATCCCTTTAACATGGTGCTTTTTTTATGGATAAGTTGTGTCGCAGTCTCGGGAGCGATCCTTTTTCTTGTAATGACAGGAATGTTGGACGCTGCCCTACCAAAGAAATCACAGAGAGATGCATGGTTTGAAGTCAATAATCAAATCCTCAATGCTCTGTTTACTCTTATGTGTTTGTACCAACACCCAAAGCGATTCTACCACCTTGTACTTCTATGTAGGTGGAGGTCGAAGGACATAACCAAACTCAGAAAAATATACTGCAAAAATGGCACATATAAACCTCATGAATGGGCTCACATGATGGTAGTGGTTATGTTACTCCATTTGAATTGCTTTGCTCAGTATGCTTTATGTAGTCTTAATTTGGAATATAATAGATCTGAACGACCTGCTATAGGTGTTGGTATCTGCCTTTCTGTTGCCATTGCTGCTCCAGCAATGGCAGGTTTGTACACCATCATCAGCCCCCTTGGTAAGGAGTATGACTCTGAATTTGATGAGGAAGCCCAGAATCAAACTCTCACAAATAGTGCTAGCCATCTTAACCACCGCATGTCAATGGAGAAGAGATTCTCATTTGTATCAAGAGATGAACAGAGAATAGTTGAGTATGCACCCGAGTGGAGAGGGGGATTGTTTGACTTTCGGGACAACATCCGTACAGCTTACCTTTCTCTTTTCTgcagtttttgtgtttttgggtgGAATATGGAAAGACTTGGATTTGGAAACATGTATGTTCACATTGCCACTTTTCTCCTCTTCTGCACAGCTCCATTTTGGATTTTCAACTTGGCTGCCATCAACATTGACAATGAGACTGTCAGGGTGGCTCTTGGATTAACTGGTATCGTGCTCTGCTTGTTTGGTCTACTCTATGGTGGCTTCTGGAGGATCCAAATGAGAAAGAGATTCAATTTGCCAGAAAGTAACATATTTATTGGAAAACCAGACATTGCAGACTGCGCACAGTGgcttttttgttgttggtgCTCCCTTGCCCAAGAAGTTCGCACAGCTGACTTCTATGATATTGTCGAGGATAAGTTTTGCAGGAAACAAACAAATGAGAGTAACCACCCCACTCTCCCCTCCTTGCCCCGTGAAGATGGAATAGTTCAGTTCATGTCTAGCCCAACTTCATTTCATAACAGTCATAGACTGTTGGGGCTTGGGGCTAAGCGCTCTCCGAGTCCAAGCAGACTGTCAAGAGATCATTATAGTCCAGGCAGGCAGTTATCCAAGGTGGAGGAGGATTTTTCCATGAAAGATATGAACCCGCCAGCTTTGGCCTTGATACAAAAGGAAGTTACTGTTCAAAATATATTGAGGGAAAATAATCACCTTTAG
- the LOC118056119 gene encoding wound-induced protein 1, with protein sequence MSANATESPMPESFSEVEMLNKGIVDALYKGLSNGHMGTVAKLIASDLEWWFHGPPQCQHMMRILTGESSHTKFKFEPRSIEVVGDCVIAEGWEGAQVYWVHVWTLKDGVITQFREYFNTWLTVKDISPHGWEIRHENHTLWQSHPRDLFSRSLPGLILGI encoded by the coding sequence ATGTCTGCCAATGCCACTGAATCCCCAATGCCGGAATCCTTTTCGGAAGTAGAAATGCTAAACAAGGGCATTGTTGATGCACTGTATAAGGGATTATCAAATGGTCACATGGGGACCGTGGCCAAACTCATAGCAAGTGATCTAGAATGGTGGTTCCATGGACCTCCACAATGCCAACACATGATGAGAATACTCACCGGGGAGTCCAGCCACACCAAGTTCAAGTTCGAGCCAAGAAGCATTGAGGTCGTCGGTGATTGTGTGATTGCAGAGGGCTGGGAAGGTGCACAGGTTTACTGGGTGCATGTATGGACCTTGAAAGATGGTGTGATCACACAATTCAGAGAGTACTTCAATACATGGCTCACCGTGAAGGATATAAGCCCACATGGTTGGGAAATTAGACATGAGAACCACACCTTGTGGCAGAGCCACCCAAGAGACCTTTTCAGCCGCTCATTGCCTGGTCTTATTCTCGGTATTTAG